The following are encoded together in the Planctobacterium marinum genome:
- a CDS encoding vWA domain-containing protein, which translates to MIEFLWIWAFAFLPLPLLIRLLPGKNNQQEAALMVPQLTSGMQTVDKPASKSRLTLFLATLAWLSLVIAAARPQWLGDPVSIPSEGRDLMIAVDLSGSMEMEDMSINGRTVNRLQMIKYVLNDFIERRVGDRIGLILFGDTAYLQAPLTYDRETVKTLLNESLIKLVGERTAIGDAVGLAVKRFRLKEDSNRVLILLTDGQNTAGNLEPAQAQELAVAEGITVYTIGVGADQMMARGLFGNRRINPSAELDESMLTELADATGGQYFRARDVQELESIYATLDELEPIERESRQMRPLKALFYYPLAFALFTTVLMALIPLIRNLLFSLRGASR; encoded by the coding sequence ATGATTGAGTTTCTCTGGATATGGGCTTTTGCGTTTTTACCCTTGCCCTTGCTGATTCGTCTGTTGCCGGGTAAAAACAATCAACAAGAAGCCGCGCTTATGGTGCCACAGTTAACTTCGGGTATGCAGACAGTGGATAAACCCGCCTCCAAAAGTCGCCTGACCTTATTTCTGGCAACTCTTGCATGGCTGTCTTTGGTGATTGCCGCTGCACGCCCACAGTGGTTGGGCGACCCCGTCAGTATCCCGTCCGAAGGACGTGATCTGATGATCGCAGTAGATTTATCCGGCAGTATGGAAATGGAAGATATGTCCATCAATGGTCGAACGGTTAATCGACTGCAGATGATAAAATACGTACTTAACGACTTTATTGAACGTCGAGTGGGTGACCGCATCGGATTGATTTTGTTTGGTGATACCGCCTATCTGCAAGCACCGCTAACTTACGACCGGGAAACGGTCAAAACTCTGCTAAATGAATCGCTAATCAAACTGGTGGGTGAGCGCACCGCCATTGGTGATGCAGTGGGTCTGGCAGTAAAGCGCTTTCGTCTGAAAGAAGACTCAAACAGGGTGTTAATCTTACTCACCGATGGCCAAAACACCGCAGGTAACCTTGAACCTGCACAAGCACAAGAGCTGGCTGTCGCTGAGGGCATTACTGTATACACCATCGGTGTTGGTGCCGATCAGATGATGGCCCGCGGGTTATTCGGTAATCGTCGTATTAACCCTTCAGCAGAGCTGGATGAATCCATGCTCACTGAGCTCGCTGACGCCACTGGCGGCCAATATTTCCGCGCTCGAGATGTTCAAGAGCTGGAGAGTATTTACGCCACATTAGATGAACTGGAGCCTATAGAACGGGAGTCTCGTCAAATGCGTCCGCTAAAAGCACTGTTCTATTATCCGCTTGCCTTTGCCCTTTTCACTACAGTTTTAATGGCGTTAATACCACTTATCAGGAATCTGCTGTTTTCGCTGAGGGGAGCTTCAAGATGA
- a CDS encoding DUF58 domain-containing protein — protein MAQFDVATWLKEHRSNGVAVDMAELLYYRNRTSLLNLNPHKTVQARLAGTYLTKMKGRGMEFDEARHYQPGDDIRAIDWRVTARTGKTHTKLFREEKERPVFILVDLSHSMHFGTQLLFKSVMASHLGALIAWSAAKRGDRIGGLIFNEKQHREFKPMTRQKAVLSLLSGIKNLHENVMSETPEQVFDDACARIRRLARPGSAVFILSDFLHLSATAQRHLSQLSRHCEVIGYRISDPFEHQLPKVSLPQTVAITDGKKRQTITLGEHHQAMDYQQIHARFMAENRKMLEQAQVQVMDVNCGLPLEMQLNPLQKIA, from the coding sequence ATGGCGCAGTTTGATGTTGCAACCTGGTTAAAAGAGCATCGCAGCAATGGCGTTGCCGTAGATATGGCCGAATTGCTGTATTACCGAAATAGAACCAGCTTATTAAATCTGAATCCGCATAAAACGGTTCAGGCGCGTCTGGCCGGCACTTACCTGACCAAAATGAAAGGTCGCGGTATGGAATTTGACGAGGCCCGCCATTATCAACCGGGCGACGATATCCGAGCAATTGATTGGCGAGTGACGGCCCGCACGGGGAAAACCCACACCAAGTTATTTCGCGAAGAAAAAGAAAGACCGGTTTTTATTCTCGTGGACTTGTCGCACTCCATGCACTTTGGTACGCAATTGCTCTTCAAATCAGTGATGGCATCTCATCTGGGAGCACTTATCGCCTGGAGCGCAGCCAAACGTGGTGATCGAATTGGTGGATTGATTTTCAACGAAAAACAACATCGCGAATTCAAACCCATGACTCGGCAAAAAGCAGTGCTGTCGTTATTAAGTGGTATTAAGAACTTGCATGAAAATGTCATGTCTGAAACACCAGAACAGGTATTTGATGACGCGTGCGCCCGGATTCGACGTTTGGCACGCCCCGGCTCTGCGGTGTTTATCTTAAGTGACTTTTTACACTTAAGCGCCACTGCACAACGACATCTGTCGCAACTGTCCAGACATTGCGAGGTGATTGGTTACCGCATAAGTGACCCCTTTGAACATCAGTTACCTAAGGTGTCTTTACCGCAAACCGTTGCCATTACCGATGGCAAAAAGCGCCAGACCATTACGTTGGGTGAACATCACCAGGCGATGGACTATCAACAAATTCACGCCAGGTTTATGGCGGAAAATCGCAAGATGCTGGAGCAAGCACAAGTGCAAGTGATGGATGTTAATTGTGGCTTACCACTAGAAATGCAGCTCAACCCGTTGCAAAAAATAGCTTGA
- a CDS encoding DUF4381 domain-containing protein codes for MPINLPESFSQNPQGAEIGLWPFAWGWWVLLTVSLIALVSLCFWLVARYKKRKALREALKTLGTLQNDADNILAQCNKIIKRVFISYFSPAHVASLHGASWTDFLKLQIKANKKSRFEALFQALDSGLYQRSGQQSIAIEIDVIQLTTKYLKQALPPGKKQLRNAEVSHD; via the coding sequence ATGCCAATAAATTTACCTGAATCATTTAGTCAAAACCCTCAAGGCGCTGAAATTGGCTTGTGGCCGTTCGCCTGGGGTTGGTGGGTTTTGCTCACAGTGAGTTTGATTGCACTGGTGAGTTTGTGTTTCTGGTTGGTCGCCAGATACAAAAAACGCAAAGCGTTACGGGAGGCTCTCAAAACACTTGGCACACTGCAAAATGATGCAGACAATATACTAGCTCAGTGTAATAAAATTATTAAACGCGTCTTTATTAGCTATTTTTCCCCTGCCCATGTGGCAAGTTTGCATGGCGCAAGCTGGACTGACTTCTTGAAACTGCAAATAAAAGCCAATAAAAAGTCGCGCTTTGAAGCGCTTTTTCAGGCATTGGATTCCGGACTATATCAACGCAGCGGCCAACAGAGCATTGCAATAGAGATCGATGTTATTCAGTTGACCACAAAATACCTAAAGCAGGCTTTACCTCCCGGCAAGAAACAATTGCGCAACGCAGAGGTAAGCCATGATTGA
- a CDS encoding vWA domain-containing protein codes for MNDLLALVDNFQFLRPLWLLAMLPLVFLLFLLRKQVRKQSGWQGVLANHLYDNLISTRTEKQHTPPWLLLFCGWMLTCLALAGPTWERLPQPVYQVSKGKVVLMDMSMSMRAEDIKPNRLSRTRFKAMDLVSLLEEGETGLVAYAGDAFVISPLTSDIQNLHALIPSLSPEIMPSQGSDALFALETTFELLKNAGYQSGEIYWITDGVELSEVAPIRNLLSDYEHRINILAIGTEEGAPIKDINGNFLKDSSGAVVIPRLRTSALSTIASSTGGKLIVSRPDDADIQYLTEALFEPQESQGEAPEDSFGDQWREFGPWLLLLLLPVAAYSFRKGVLPVVLVGLFTATPQPASANWWQGLWQTPDQQGAQSYQQEDFTTAAEQFNDPLWKGLSHFNAGDYEAAAEVYSGLDTPDGNFGLANSLAQSQQFQEAIAAYERVLKMDPDYPNAAENKQFLEDLLEQQQQQNQEQNSESSEDSEQDQEQQSDQEQQQDSQSDENQQQEQQDSSQQQDSSEQEQQEQQSEQQSQESQQQEQEQQEQEAQSEQQQQEQESQQEQQAQMQEQPELTDEQKEQLQKIENWLRKVPDDPAFLLKRKMLLEQKRRQRQRLPNSQQKNW; via the coding sequence ATGAATGATTTATTAGCACTTGTGGACAACTTTCAATTTTTGCGCCCCTTGTGGTTGCTGGCGATGCTACCGTTGGTATTTTTATTGTTTTTGTTGCGCAAACAAGTGCGGAAACAATCAGGTTGGCAGGGCGTATTAGCTAACCATCTTTACGACAATCTCATCAGCACCCGAACTGAAAAGCAACACACGCCGCCTTGGTTATTATTATTTTGCGGTTGGATGTTAACCTGTCTGGCATTGGCTGGCCCCACATGGGAGCGATTACCGCAACCAGTATATCAAGTGAGTAAAGGCAAAGTGGTGTTAATGGACATGTCCATGTCGATGCGAGCCGAGGACATCAAGCCTAATCGCTTATCACGAACGCGCTTTAAAGCGATGGACTTGGTGTCGTTATTAGAAGAAGGCGAGACAGGATTAGTCGCCTATGCCGGTGATGCATTTGTGATCAGTCCCCTCACCTCCGATATTCAGAACCTGCATGCACTGATACCCAGTTTGTCGCCTGAAATTATGCCATCTCAAGGCAGTGATGCCCTGTTTGCACTGGAAACCACTTTTGAACTGTTAAAAAATGCAGGCTATCAAAGTGGCGAAATATATTGGATCACCGATGGAGTAGAACTTTCCGAAGTGGCACCAATCCGCAACCTGTTATCAGACTACGAACACAGAATAAACATACTCGCCATTGGCACTGAGGAAGGCGCACCGATAAAAGATATCAATGGCAATTTTTTAAAAGACAGTTCCGGTGCCGTGGTCATCCCCAGATTGCGCACTTCCGCCCTCTCTACCATTGCCAGCAGTACAGGTGGTAAGTTAATTGTGAGTCGACCTGATGATGCGGATATTCAATACTTGACTGAAGCCTTGTTTGAACCGCAGGAATCTCAAGGTGAAGCCCCAGAAGACAGCTTCGGCGACCAGTGGCGAGAATTTGGTCCTTGGTTATTATTGCTTTTATTGCCTGTTGCGGCGTACAGCTTCAGAAAAGGCGTGCTTCCGGTAGTGTTAGTGGGATTGTTTACGGCGACTCCTCAACCGGCCTCTGCAAATTGGTGGCAAGGTTTATGGCAAACCCCTGACCAGCAAGGTGCGCAGAGTTATCAGCAGGAGGATTTTACAACCGCCGCGGAACAATTTAACGACCCTCTGTGGAAAGGTTTATCTCATTTTAACGCTGGAGATTACGAAGCTGCTGCTGAAGTATACTCAGGACTCGACACACCTGATGGCAATTTTGGTCTTGCCAACAGTTTGGCACAATCACAACAGTTTCAGGAAGCTATCGCCGCCTACGAGCGGGTGCTGAAAATGGATCCTGACTACCCTAACGCGGCTGAGAATAAACAATTCCTGGAAGATTTGTTAGAACAGCAACAGCAGCAAAATCAAGAGCAAAACTCTGAAAGCTCTGAAGATTCCGAGCAGGATCAGGAGCAGCAATCAGATCAAGAACAACAGCAAGATTCTCAAAGTGATGAAAACCAGCAGCAAGAGCAGCAGGATAGCTCGCAGCAACAAGACAGCTCAGAACAAGAACAACAAGAGCAACAATCCGAGCAACAATCGCAAGAATCGCAGCAGCAGGAACAAGAACAACAAGAGCAAGAGGCGCAATCGGAGCAACAGCAACAAGAGCAGGAAAGCCAACAAGAACAGCAAGCCCAGATGCAAGAGCAACCTGAGCTAACCGATGAACAAAAAGAACAGCTGCAAAAAATTGAAAACTGGTTGCGTAAAGTGCCAGATGACCCGGCATTCTTATTGAAACGAAAAATGTTGCTGGAGCAAAAGCGCCGCCAGCGTCAGCGTCTCCCTAATTCACAACAAAAAAACTGGTAG
- a CDS encoding nitrate- and nitrite sensing domain-containing protein has protein sequence MLTILFLLVTCTFIFVCFISHYEQKQIKNQKINTASIHLRAWRHLMWLFQQHRGKSTAFLNGDETTQKDLLGLEAKITEGINSLKHAPSKNRNWQATIQLWQELSKHWQQKSVEDNFKLHNTLIKQLIFAIEDEISWMASFRSASKSSDFEQTTISLLNTIEFVGQTRAIGTSVTASRKCESITKIRLCYLSQKLQQTAESLQEKDVQSRQKKALITAIIQQVQERLLPAQNLMTTKAWFDLCTDSIDGLYTHFDKSIDLGERIGRGQ, from the coding sequence ATGTTAACTATTTTGTTTTTATTGGTAACCTGCACATTTATTTTTGTTTGCTTTATCAGTCACTACGAACAAAAACAGATTAAAAATCAGAAAATTAATACCGCCTCTATACACCTCAGAGCTTGGCGACACTTAATGTGGCTGTTTCAACAACATCGCGGAAAATCCACCGCTTTTTTAAACGGAGATGAAACGACACAAAAAGATCTACTCGGGTTAGAAGCGAAAATTACCGAAGGTATTAATTCACTGAAACATGCGCCCAGTAAAAACCGCAACTGGCAAGCTACTATACAACTATGGCAGGAGCTATCGAAACATTGGCAACAAAAGAGTGTGGAAGATAATTTTAAGCTGCACAATACCCTAATAAAGCAACTTATCTTTGCTATAGAAGATGAAATCTCTTGGATGGCGAGCTTCCGGTCTGCATCTAAATCATCTGACTTTGAGCAAACTACCATCTCCTTGCTGAATACCATTGAGTTTGTCGGTCAAACCAGAGCAATAGGCACGAGCGTAACTGCATCGAGAAAGTGTGAAAGCATCACCAAAATCAGACTGTGCTACTTGAGTCAAAAATTGCAGCAAACCGCAGAATCGTTGCAAGAAAAAGATGTGCAAAGCCGCCAGAAAAAAGCCCTTATAACTGCCATCATTCAGCAAGTTCAGGAACGTTTGTTACCAGCACAGAACCTCATGACCACAAAAGCATGGTTTGATTTATGTACTGACAGCATAGATGGTTTATACACCCATTTTGATAAGAGCATAGATTTGGGAGAGAGAATAGGACGAGGCCAATAA
- a CDS encoding methyl-accepting chemotaxis protein — MQRDHASLLTSRVDSKLYLYFTLTCILLAFLLASQIHWAPGLLALIVLQALVNWYLLARHQKILRETLEFLHLAFNSKPSDTVNVQSEQQFKSRLLAILNIPARRISVSEDSVAEISHSTQELNNHSTQLATNILQQSQATSSLAAGIAEVEQTLNEVSRNIADIRSSVQSTNELSHSGVHSVSEVRSHIEQVANLSKQSFLQLKTLEELTQGVSSITDLIGEVSAQTNLLALNAAIEAARAGEHGKGFAVVASEVRILADKTSQSAQQINEHIQNVKKQSFVLSEGMTQVVERIEDTVAEASNIESLLNNINQRSSQIACDIQTIAGASQQQQLAAAEMSNNIEELAVTAQENGYAAKQTARIADHVWSLTNDSRLVV; from the coding sequence ATGCAACGGGATCACGCATCACTACTTACATCACGGGTGGATTCAAAGCTTTACCTATATTTCACCCTGACTTGCATATTACTGGCATTTTTACTGGCGAGTCAGATCCACTGGGCTCCGGGATTATTAGCACTAATAGTACTACAAGCATTGGTGAATTGGTATTTACTGGCAAGACACCAGAAGATACTGCGCGAGACCTTAGAATTCTTGCATTTGGCTTTTAATAGCAAACCAAGCGACACGGTAAATGTACAATCAGAACAGCAATTTAAATCCAGATTACTCGCCATACTAAATATTCCTGCAAGGAGAATTTCAGTAAGCGAAGATTCGGTTGCAGAAATTTCTCACTCCACCCAGGAGCTGAACAATCACTCAACTCAATTAGCTACTAATATTTTACAGCAATCGCAAGCTACCAGTAGCCTGGCGGCAGGTATTGCTGAAGTAGAACAGACCTTGAACGAGGTCAGTCGCAACATTGCAGATATTCGTTCCAGCGTGCAATCCACTAACGAGTTAAGTCATTCTGGTGTTCATTCAGTCAGCGAAGTTCGTTCTCATATTGAGCAAGTAGCCAACTTATCAAAACAATCATTTTTGCAACTAAAGACCTTGGAAGAGCTGACGCAAGGAGTGTCTTCGATAACGGACTTAATTGGCGAAGTTTCAGCACAAACGAATCTGTTGGCACTTAACGCGGCAATTGAAGCTGCCCGCGCGGGAGAGCACGGCAAAGGCTTTGCGGTAGTTGCCAGTGAAGTAAGAATTCTCGCTGACAAAACCAGCCAATCAGCACAACAAATTAACGAACATATTCAGAATGTAAAAAAGCAGTCATTCGTTCTCTCAGAGGGTATGACCCAAGTGGTCGAAAGAATTGAAGACACAGTTGCAGAAGCAAGCAACATTGAATCTCTATTGAACAATATCAACCAACGTTCTTCTCAGATAGCCTGTGACATTCAAACTATAGCGGGAGCTTCTCAACAGCAGCAACTCGCAGCAGCGGAAATGTCTAACAATATCGAAGAGCTGGCGGTGACAGCGCAAGAAAATGGCTATGCTGCAAAACAAACTGCGCGTATTGCAGATCACGTATGGTCACTTACCAACGACAGTCGTCTGGTGGTCTAA
- a CDS encoding AAA family ATPase has product MSAEQFRTLKTYLDSQVIGQPEFTKNILIALLADGHLLVEGPPGLAKTRAVNALAKGIEGDFHRVQFTPDLLPADLTGTDIYRPETGEFVFQKGPLFHNLVLADEINRAPAKVQSALLEAMAEQQITVGNKTYPLSSLFLVMATQNPIEQEGTYPLPEAQLDRFLMHLNVDYTGAETELEILKLTRSEALKNKVPVPAPLTQEQIFKAREEVLSMHLDAGLERYLVELIIATRQGQKYDDRLARWLEFGASPRATISLDKCARAHAWLNGRDYVGPDDIQAVVHNTLRHRILLSYEAEAEGITADQVLDLILELVPVP; this is encoded by the coding sequence ATGTCAGCTGAACAATTCCGAACGTTAAAAACTTATCTGGATTCACAGGTTATCGGGCAGCCCGAATTTACCAAGAATATACTCATCGCGTTATTAGCCGACGGACACCTTCTGGTAGAGGGGCCTCCCGGATTGGCCAAGACCAGAGCGGTTAATGCTTTGGCAAAAGGCATTGAAGGCGACTTCCATCGCGTCCAGTTTACCCCTGACTTATTACCCGCAGATTTGACAGGAACCGATATTTACCGCCCTGAAACGGGTGAGTTTGTTTTTCAAAAAGGCCCGCTGTTTCACAACCTGGTATTAGCCGATGAAATCAATCGCGCCCCGGCAAAAGTACAATCAGCTTTGCTGGAAGCCATGGCAGAGCAGCAAATTACCGTGGGCAACAAAACCTATCCGTTGTCCTCTTTGTTCCTGGTCATGGCGACGCAAAACCCCATTGAGCAGGAAGGTACCTACCCCTTGCCTGAAGCACAGTTAGACCGCTTCCTGATGCATTTGAATGTGGACTACACCGGAGCGGAAACCGAATTAGAAATCCTGAAGCTCACCCGTTCGGAAGCGCTCAAGAATAAAGTGCCGGTTCCGGCACCATTAACCCAGGAGCAAATCTTTAAAGCCCGTGAAGAAGTGTTATCAATGCACCTAGATGCCGGACTTGAGCGCTACCTGGTGGAACTCATTATTGCCACTCGTCAAGGACAAAAATACGATGACAGACTTGCCCGTTGGTTAGAATTTGGTGCCAGTCCTCGCGCCACGATTTCACTGGATAAATGTGCCCGAGCTCACGCCTGGTTGAACGGTCGTGATTATGTCGGCCCTGACGATATCCAAGCGGTAGTGCACAATACCTTGCGCCACAGGATATTGCTGTCTTACGAAGCAGAAGCTGAGGGCATTACGGCCGACCAGGTGCTCGACCTGATCCTCGAACTGGTGCCTGTGCCTTAG
- the fadJ gene encoding fatty acid oxidation complex subunit alpha FadJ, translating into MTEQIQSAFTLEKFDDGIAVLTMDVPGESMNTLKAEFGEQITSMLDDIEKDTEIKGVVLASGKPSSFVAGADITMLAACKTAEEAEALSKGGQQVFDRMENFRVPFVAAIHGPALGGGLELALACHYRVCTDSPKTQLGVPEVQLGLLPGSGGTQRLPALIGIQQAMKMMLTGAPARPKQAKKYGIVDEVVPESVLLDVARKFALKGKPNRKPPALKGANKFLEGTSLGRQILFKQARKQTLSKTKGNYPAPEHILDIMEASGGKATTRGYELEAKYFGKLVMTPESEQLRNIFFATTEMKKETGVDGVAPVKMEKVGVLGGGLMGGGIAFVTASKAKLPARIKDVRAEGIANAMKYSYDLLNKKVKRKFMRKSEMQKQMAMLTGSLNYDGFKDTDIVVEAVFEDLNLKQQMVNDVENNCKESTIFASNTSSIPIRQIAEKAARPEQVIGLHYFSPVDKMPLAEVIAHEKTSDETISTTVEFAKKQGKTPIVVKDGAGFYVNRILAPYMNEAANVLLAGEPIEHIDAALVKFGFPVGPMKLLDEVGIDVGAKISPILVADLGERFKAPDAFDKLLADDRKGKKNGRGLYSYTGKKPGKEVDGSVYSLLGIETSKKMSFEQIAERCVLLMLNEAALCLAEGVIRNPRDGDIGTIFGIGFPPFLGGPFRYMDSLGVSHVVARLEHYQGQFGDKFAPADILKTMAKENKSFY; encoded by the coding sequence ATGACTGAACAAATACAAAGCGCCTTCACCTTAGAAAAGTTTGATGATGGCATTGCCGTTCTCACCATGGATGTGCCGGGCGAGAGCATGAATACCTTGAAAGCCGAGTTTGGTGAGCAAATTACCAGCATGCTGGATGACATCGAAAAAGACACCGAAATTAAAGGCGTCGTTTTGGCCAGCGGCAAACCATCTTCTTTCGTGGCGGGTGCTGATATTACTATGTTAGCTGCCTGTAAAACGGCAGAAGAAGCTGAGGCCCTGTCTAAAGGCGGTCAACAAGTTTTTGACCGGATGGAGAATTTCCGCGTGCCATTTGTTGCCGCGATACATGGTCCCGCCTTAGGTGGTGGCCTGGAACTGGCATTAGCATGTCATTACCGCGTTTGTACCGACAGCCCCAAAACACAACTGGGTGTGCCAGAAGTACAACTTGGTTTGTTGCCGGGTAGTGGTGGTACTCAGCGTTTGCCTGCATTGATTGGTATTCAGCAGGCGATGAAAATGATGTTAACTGGCGCACCAGCGCGTCCTAAGCAAGCTAAAAAGTACGGTATTGTTGATGAAGTCGTACCTGAAAGTGTACTGCTGGATGTGGCGCGTAAATTCGCCTTGAAAGGTAAACCAAACAGAAAACCACCTGCGTTGAAAGGTGCAAATAAGTTCCTTGAAGGAACCTCGCTTGGTCGTCAAATCCTGTTTAAACAGGCTCGTAAGCAGACGTTGAGCAAAACCAAAGGCAATTACCCCGCGCCAGAGCATATTTTGGATATCATGGAAGCTAGCGGCGGTAAGGCGACAACTCGAGGGTATGAGTTGGAAGCGAAATATTTTGGCAAGCTGGTAATGACGCCTGAGTCCGAGCAACTGCGCAATATTTTCTTTGCCACCACCGAAATGAAAAAGGAAACCGGCGTAGATGGTGTTGCACCGGTGAAAATGGAAAAAGTGGGTGTCTTAGGGGGCGGTTTAATGGGCGGTGGTATCGCTTTTGTAACTGCCAGCAAAGCCAAGCTGCCAGCGCGTATTAAAGATGTTCGCGCTGAAGGTATCGCTAACGCCATGAAGTACAGTTACGACTTGCTCAATAAAAAAGTGAAGCGTAAGTTTATGCGCAAGTCTGAAATGCAAAAGCAAATGGCGATGCTGACGGGTTCGTTAAACTATGATGGCTTTAAAGACACTGACATCGTTGTGGAAGCGGTATTTGAAGATCTGAACTTGAAGCAACAAATGGTGAATGATGTTGAGAACAACTGCAAAGAATCCACCATTTTTGCGTCCAATACTTCGTCTATTCCAATTCGTCAGATTGCGGAAAAGGCGGCACGTCCGGAACAGGTGATCGGTTTACACTATTTTTCCCCAGTAGATAAAATGCCACTTGCCGAGGTTATTGCTCATGAAAAAACCTCAGACGAAACGATATCTACCACGGTAGAGTTTGCCAAAAAACAAGGCAAGACACCTATTGTGGTAAAAGATGGTGCTGGTTTTTATGTAAACCGTATTTTGGCTCCATATATGAACGAAGCGGCAAACGTATTACTTGCCGGTGAGCCTATTGAACATATTGATGCGGCACTGGTTAAATTTGGTTTCCCGGTGGGCCCGATGAAGCTGCTGGATGAAGTGGGTATTGATGTGGGCGCCAAGATTTCACCTATCTTGGTGGCAGATCTGGGTGAGCGTTTTAAAGCGCCAGACGCTTTTGATAAGTTACTTGCCGATGATCGCAAAGGCAAGAAGAACGGTCGCGGGTTATATAGCTACACAGGCAAGAAGCCAGGAAAAGAAGTGGACGGTTCCGTGTATTCATTATTGGGTATTGAAACCTCTAAGAAAATGAGTTTTGAGCAAATCGCAGAGCGCTGTGTGTTGTTGATGCTCAATGAAGCTGCCTTGTGTCTTGCTGAAGGTGTGATTCGCAATCCGCGCGATGGTGATATCGGTACTATCTTTGGTATTGGTTTCCCACCGTTTTTAGGTGGGCCATTCCGCTACATGGACAGTTTAGGGGTTAGCCATGTGGTGGCTAGACTTGAGCACTATCAAGGGCAGTTTGGCGACAAGTTTGCCCCTGCCGACATCCTTAAAACTATGGCTAAAGAGAATAAGTCGTTCTATTAG
- the fadI gene encoding acetyl-CoA C-acyltransferase FadI: protein MSKQQSVTTRDGERIAIVAGLRTPFAKMATYFHGIPALDLGKMVVNEMLVRNDVKPEWVEQVVYGQVVQMPEAPNIAREIVLGTGMNVGTDAYSVSRACATSFQAAVNVAESMMAGTIDVGIAGGADSTSVSPIGVSKKLARALVDAQKAKTLGQKWAIFKKLGLKDLMPVPPAVAEYSTGLSMGQTAEQMAKTHQIAREDQDALAHRSHTNAAASWNEGKLDGEVMTAWAEPFKGALDKDNNIRFDSTLEGYKKLRPVFDKKYGSVTAANATPLTDGASAVLMMTESKAKALGYKPLGYIKSYAFAAIDVWEDMLMGPSYATPIALDRAGMSLNDLTLIEMHEAFAAQTLANVKMFASDKFAQEKLGRDKATGEIDMEKFNVMGSSIAYGHPFAATGTRMITQMLNELNRRGGGTGLLTACAAGGLGAAMIVETE from the coding sequence ATGTCCAAACAGCAATCAGTCACCACCAGAGACGGTGAACGCATTGCCATCGTCGCAGGTTTAAGAACTCCTTTCGCTAAAATGGCGACGTATTTTCACGGTATCCCGGCATTAGATTTAGGCAAAATGGTCGTCAATGAAATGTTGGTGCGCAATGACGTCAAGCCAGAGTGGGTTGAACAAGTGGTATATGGCCAGGTAGTACAAATGCCTGAGGCGCCAAACATTGCCAGAGAAATCGTTTTAGGTACCGGAATGAATGTCGGTACCGATGCCTATAGTGTGTCACGCGCTTGTGCCACCAGTTTTCAAGCAGCAGTTAATGTTGCCGAATCCATGATGGCCGGAACTATCGATGTGGGTATTGCCGGTGGTGCTGACTCAACATCAGTATCTCCAATCGGAGTTTCTAAAAAATTAGCTCGCGCCCTTGTGGATGCCCAAAAGGCAAAAACCTTGGGGCAAAAATGGGCGATTTTCAAAAAGTTGGGCCTGAAAGATTTAATGCCCGTGCCGCCCGCTGTTGCAGAATACTCAACGGGTTTGTCGATGGGACAAACTGCTGAGCAAATGGCCAAAACACACCAAATTGCTCGTGAAGACCAAGATGCCTTGGCACACCGTTCTCACACTAATGCCGCAGCCAGCTGGAATGAGGGCAAATTAGATGGCGAAGTAATGACAGCTTGGGCCGAACCTTTCAAAGGTGCCTTGGACAAAGATAATAACATTCGCTTCGATTCAACACTGGAAGGCTATAAGAAGCTACGCCCGGTATTTGATAAGAAGTACGGTTCCGTTACAGCGGCTAACGCAACCCCCTTAACCGATGGGGCCTCAGCAGTGCTGATGATGACTGAGAGCAAAGCCAAAGCCTTAGGATATAAACCTTTGGGTTATATCAAGAGTTATGCTTTCGCTGCGATTGATGTTTGGGAAGACATGCTAATGGGGCCTTCCTATGCTACGCCGATTGCGCTGGACAGAGCCGGAATGAGCCTTAATGACTTAACTCTGATAGAAATGCACGAAGCCTTTGCCGCACAGACGCTGGCAAACGTAAAGATGTTCGCCAGTGACAAGTTTGCTCAGGAAAAACTAGGACGCGACAAAGCAACAGGCGAAATCGACATGGAAAAATTCAATGTCATGGGAAGCTCCATTGCCTACGGTCACCCCTTCGCGGCTACGGGAACACGCATGATCACTCAAATGCTTAACGAGCTGAATCGCCGCGGCGGTGGCACCGGATTGCTGACAGCCTGCGCGGCAGGTGGTTTAGGCGCAGCAATGATCGTTGAAACTGAATAA